The nucleotide sequence CTACCACAAGGGAAAAATCCGGTAATCTGACTCAGTGAGTTTGTCCTTGCCTTCCTTGGGAAAGACCTGTTCCTGACCAAAATGCTCAGTGCTACGGCCTTGTCCATAGTCATCAGCAGCTATCTTTGGCTGGCATGGATACCCTActtcatcaacaagctcaagaatgtTTTTCATCACTGTGGCAATTGTGAACTACTCCTTGCTGAGTACCACCGAAGTGGTTACACTGAAGTCTTCGCCTTCCCAATGGTGAGAACAGGCGTTGATGATAATTAATAACGATGGGCTCAAGATTGAGGACAAGACTAGGGAAAGTCGCTTGCTTTGAAGTTCCACAACGGAATGATATCCTAGGTCTCCTTACTGCCCCTTTGTTGTCGAGACTTTCTCTTCCCTTTAGTTCAGACATCGATAAGATTGTATCAATAACACATTCACATCGACCAGTGCTCGTTCAGCACTGATGACATTCGTGTTCCTCGACTCCTATGCTGTGCACACCACCGTTGTTCATATCCCGCCAAGTCTATTGTTACATATATACATGCTCCTGCATCATCAGACAACATCAAACTTCTCCTCGTCCAAGTCCATACTTTCAGGGGCTGGTGCTCGAGGAACACTTCGTAGTGCTGCCCAGCCTGTCTTCACGACGGGCTGCTGAACGGGTTGCTTGGCgggctttggtggtggtggtacaGGTTCTGTTGGCTGAGGAGCAGCTTTCCGGCTTCTTTTGATCGGCTTTGGCTCCTGCTTAACCTCCTcttgctcctcttcttcctcctcgccctcagcTTGTTCATCGCCGTCTTcggcttctccttctgcatcctcctcgtcttcctcgtcctcgtcgtcgtcgtcgctgtcgtcatcatcatcagactcCCCTGAACCGTCAGAGTCCGCATCGCTCCCAGGATCAtagtcctcctcatcctcatcctcttcatcctgtaGTGCTTGCTCAGCGTCTAACTCTGCCTTTGCAAGTTTGGAAATGCCAGTTGCAGCTGGTGCGTCGTCTCCAGCGTCCTCGCCGTTCTTCTTGGGTCCACGGTTCTCTGCCAGTTCAAGTTTGGCTTTTCGCTGCTCGGCCATACTGCGATCTTGGAGACGATGCTTCTTGATGTAATCGTCGATTCCGCTGTAGTCCTCCTGGTCCAGCATGGAGAACTCAGATTCTTCGGTCGCATCACCTTCGCCCGCAAAGACTTCGATTGCGATGTTAAATGTTCGTTGGAGAATGTTGGTGTAGCTCGTCGCGGCGATTCGGTTTAGGGGGATGAACATCATTGGCTTCTTGAAACCCCAGAGAATGCCGTtctcgaggaagaaaaggtATCCGTCCTTGGAGCCCCTGAAGGCCTTGACATGCACGGCTTTCTCGCTCGGTCGGTGAGGTTGTCGAACCATGCTCTGGAACTTGCTGGGGTCGGCTGAAGTAATGCTGACGCCATTGGGCTTGAGATGACGGTTCAGAGCCCAGTGAAACAAAGACTTGTAGTTGTCCGAAACTGCAGCCGCGCTTCCAGCGTCAGGTCCACCTATCGTACCCTGCTTGGGCGGAGTCGCAGGAACTGTAAACACGAGTGGCTCTTCGGTCGGGGGGTTCGTCTTGGAAGGGAGACATGTTCCTCGTGGGAAAATGACATAGTTGTGCTGGACCTGGTTCTTTTCGGGTACGGGGAGGTAGAAAACATATTCTGACGCAAGGTTAGCATGGAACCCATAACAAAAATGCGATAACGCGTACCAATGTCTGACCACGTGTAGGTTATAGCTGGAATCGGTGCTGTTGTGTTTGGGGCGCGAGCGTAGATGTGGCCGTCGGTAAAACACAACTcaaacttcttcctctgggGCACAGATACTGAAATCTCCTTGATTTCGAGAAGGACGGTCTCGTCTGCAGCATTCGTCTCGGTCTTGACAACCTTTGTACCATTCGCGCCTCCGTTTGTCTGAACATcaactcttctcttcttatGCGCGGGCTCGCTGCCTCCATTCAACAACTGATCGTAAACATGAGTCGCAATTTCGTTGAACAAAGCGATTCGGCCAGGCGTATCTACACTCTAGAGTTAGTATTTCGCGAATAACATCTTCAGGGGTATTGTTTACCAGCTGCTCTCTGGATTCCTTCAAGAATATCTGGCCGGGTTCCAAATACCGAACCCAGCTTCTCCGTATCGAGCATTTTGCCCATGACTGAATCCAATCGTCTTGCCGTGAATTGTAACActgctttttttaaaaagattgGGGGTTGAAAAATTGGGTGAAAGAGAATTGTTAGGTTTGGCTTGTGGCGATCGGATATGCATAGGTCATCATATTTGCTGCAAAGTTGCGATAAGATAGCGATTCATGACGGGCGGGCGCTTATTAGTCAGGGACTGGCGCTAGTTTTGGCGGGTTACAGGCGCTGTTGTCAAACCCTTTCAGGGGATGCTCCGCCCTATCAGGTGCTGACGTCAAAGTCGGACGGGGCGCTTCCCCGCGAAATACCCAACCCAGCCCAGCCTTATTCACCGAAACCTCGTGTGATATGAGCCCGTCAGGTGGCCGTAGTAAACAAAACAGATCTTTTTTGTCTTACAGTATTTGCCAATTTCTGAATCACAATCATGGCGACCACGTTTCCGAACATTTACACGCTCCGCAAGGTTGCTGATACAGCGGCCAAAGCATGCGATATCTGCTACAAGTCGAGCACATCCGTGCTGATCACACCCGATCAAAAGGTATGCGTGATACTAACACGAAAAGCATACAGCTGATTCCCTTTGTAAGCTTAAACTTATGTGATTTGTATGGTAGgatttcttctttgtttGCCCGGTCCACCTCAAGGATCGGTACTTTTGCACGCCCAAGattgatgaggaggctgcgaagaggaagagagagagggagttagaggaggagaaggagagggtTAAGAAGGAGTAtgaagagaagcagaagaagaagaaagagaaagaagagaagaaggataaggagaaAGACAAtgataagaaggaaaaggatggggataaggagaaggacaaggaggagaaggatgagaagaaggatgaagacaaGGTGAGTACATATGCCAGTTTGTCCTTACGTTACTGACTTTTGTAGGACAAGGAAGACAAAACTCCCCCTGCTGAGGAAGAACCCCGTGTATTTGAGCTGAAAACGTATGTTGTTCGTTTGCTCAGGAGACATCATGTTAACAGAAGCAGGGCGTTTTACCAGCAAagattgttgaagaagcgacAAGCTGAAGCGGCGAAAGCTGATCGGGAACGAGCGTCAAAGCCTGGGTATTTTCCCTCTGTGCCCTCTGATGCGCCCAGTCGATGACAGGAGACGGCGCTGCCAGTGTTTGTGAAGAGATAAGAGGTGTTTTTGTGCGATGGTCGTCGTGCTGGGATGACGATGTAGGTTTGAGTTAATATATTCACAGCTCTTGTGTCAGAATGTCCGATCCTACGGCAGGGCCTCATGAAGGAATCGTGAACGTTGGGAGTTGGGCAAGTAGCCCGTTCAAGTTGAGGCAAGCTACCTGAATCGAGGCAGAAAAGCTTGGGATCTTGACCCCTGAGCGATAGGTAAAGATATCAAGGTACGTCAATTTTGTGTTTATTTTAGCACCCTCCAAAagtcttgctccctgaggtgAGGGCAAGGCAAGGAGTTCAGGGGCAGTAACAAGTAAATGTCCTTCTCTCACCATGCTATGCatgccttttctttttccgtAAGGGGAGGAAGGAAAACTCGGCTCGGGACCTCTATCCCAAGTGACAAAAACACTTGGGTAACTTACCATAAGTTTACCTTGGGCAACACTCTTCTTGGATCATTCATACTCAAACTCTTGCATCAACACAGCATCAATCTTTATTCTCATCAATACAATGCTCAGCATATCTGGTAACACCCGGTGCGATGGCTGCCAGGCACTTATCGACGAAGCAGAAGGATGGGCGGTTCA is from Fusarium musae strain F31 chromosome 4, whole genome shotgun sequence and encodes:
- a CDS encoding hypothetical protein (BUSCO:EOG092651K1~EggNog:ENOG41), whose amino-acid sequence is MATTFPNIYTLRKVADTAAKACDICYKSSTSVLITPDQKDFFFVCPVHLKDRYFCTPKIDEEAAKRKRERELEEEKERVKKEYEEKQKKKKEKEEKKDKEKDNDKKEKDGDKEKDKEEKDEKKDEDKDKEDKTPPAEEEPRVFELKTAFYQQRLLKKRQAEAAKADRERASKPGYFPSVPSDAPSR
- a CDS encoding hypothetical protein (EggNog:ENOG41); amino-acid sequence: MGKMLDTEKLGSVFGTRPDILEGIQRAADTPGRIALFNEIATHVYDQLLNGGSEPAHKKRRVDVQTNGGANGTKVVKTETNAADETVLLEIKEISVSVPQRKKFELCFTDGHIYARAPNTTAPIPAITYTWSDIEYVFYLPVPEKNQVQHNYVIFPRGTCLPSKTNPPTEEPLVFTVPATPPKQGTIGGPDAGSAAAVSDNYKSLFHWALNRHLKPNGVSITSADPSKFQSMVRQPHRPSEKAVHVKAFRGSKDGYLFFLENGILWGFKKPMMFIPLNRIAATSYTNILQRTFNIAIEVFAGEGDATEESEFSMLDQEDYSGIDDYIKKHRLQDRSMAEQRKAKLELAENRGPKKNGEDAGDDAPAATGISKLAKAELDAEQALQDEEDEDEEDYDPGSDADSDGSGESDDDDDSDDDDEDEEDEEDAEGEAEDGDEQAEGEEEEEEQEEVKQEPKPIKRSRKAAPQPTEPVPPPPKPAKQPVQQPVVKTGWAALRSVPRAPAPESMDLDEEKFDVV